In Oscillatoria acuminata PCC 6304, a single window of DNA contains:
- a CDS encoding DNA-methyltransferase: MKVFTGDCLNLLEQIPDESVNAIYLDPPFFTEKIHKLKTRDGSKEFSFDDLWGCHKKYAEFLYQRLVPLHRVLKSSGSIFVHCDTTANYLIRSLLNEVFGPDQFRSEIIWHYKRWSNSKKGLLPAHQTIYFYSKTNSFTFNPHYTNYSESTNVDQILQRRSRNSQGKSIYARDEQGEVILNDSKKGVPLSDVWDIPYLNPKAKERVGYPTQKPILLLERIIEIATHPGDLILDPFCGSGTTLVAAQLLGRHGIGMDISADAIELTQQRLVNPIKTASNLLEKGRYSYLTANPDALALLQGLDAIPVHRNKGIDAILKQQFNNKPILVRVQRPGESLLDAVRLLSKAAQTKGSHCSILIRTEPLESVPKEVIPAFIQIIDAPALEIVEILHDLSSKCSYIGEKVK, encoded by the coding sequence ATGAAAGTCTTTACAGGCGATTGCCTGAATCTTTTAGAGCAAATTCCCGATGAATCCGTTAATGCTATTTATCTAGACCCGCCCTTTTTTACCGAAAAAATCCATAAACTGAAAACCAGAGATGGCAGCAAAGAATTTTCCTTCGATGATTTGTGGGGTTGCCATAAAAAATATGCAGAGTTCCTTTATCAGCGATTGGTTCCCTTGCATCGCGTTCTCAAATCCTCTGGGAGTATTTTCGTCCATTGTGATACAACAGCCAATTATCTGATTCGTTCCCTGTTAAATGAAGTATTTGGACCGGACCAGTTTCGTTCGGAGATTATTTGGCATTACAAACGCTGGTCTAATTCTAAAAAAGGATTATTACCCGCCCATCAAACGATTTATTTTTATTCAAAAACCAATTCATTTACCTTTAATCCCCACTATACCAATTATTCGGAATCCACCAATGTAGACCAAATCTTGCAGAGGCGATCGCGCAATTCCCAGGGTAAATCTATCTACGCCCGGGACGAACAGGGGGAAGTCATTCTCAATGATAGCAAAAAAGGCGTTCCCTTATCTGATGTTTGGGACATTCCTTACCTCAATCCTAAAGCAAAAGAACGAGTCGGTTATCCCACCCAAAAACCAATTCTCCTCCTGGAACGCATCATCGAAATTGCCACCCATCCCGGAGATTTAATCCTCGACCCCTTTTGCGGCAGCGGCACAACTTTGGTGGCAGCGCAACTTTTGGGCCGCCACGGCATCGGAATGGATATTTCTGCGGATGCTATTGAATTGACCCAACAACGCCTTGTTAATCCCATAAAAACTGCTTCTAATCTGCTAGAAAAAGGCCGATACTCCTATTTAACCGCCAATCCAGACGCTTTAGCCTTATTGCAAGGATTAGATGCTATTCCAGTCCATCGCAATAAGGGAATTGATGCCATCCTCAAACAACAATTTAATAATAAACCCATTTTAGTCCGAGTCCAAAGACCTGGAGAATCTCTCCTAGATGCAGTCCGGTTGTTATCAAAAGCGGCTCAAACTAAAGGGTCTCACTGTTCTATTTTAATTCGGACTGAACCCCTAGAATCGGTCCCTAAAGAAGTGATTCCCGCTTTTATTCAAATCATTGATGCCCCTGCGTTAGAAATTGTGGAAATTCTGCATGATTTGTCCAGTAAATGTTCCTATATTGGAGAAAAAGTGAAGTGA
- a CDS encoding single-stranded DNA-binding protein → MNNCILMAQIIQEPQLRYTSDNLAIAEMLVEFTTYRQNDPPAHLKVIGWGNFAQELHSNYRVGDRVVIEGRLSMNTVERPEGFKEKRAELVAQRIHSLGEQTGSASSPSNATPATNVVALESRRSTAPAATDQGRSPAAHTPTPSEPTAASRVSPPPARTSYQQPPVDDPEDEIPF, encoded by the coding sequence ATGAATAATTGCATTTTAATGGCACAAATCATTCAAGAACCGCAATTGCGCTATACCAGTGACAATTTAGCGATCGCGGAAATGTTAGTGGAGTTTACCACCTATCGGCAAAATGATCCACCGGCTCATTTAAAGGTAATTGGATGGGGAAATTTTGCTCAAGAACTGCACAGTAACTATCGCGTGGGCGATCGGGTAGTGATTGAAGGGCGATTGAGCATGAATACTGTGGAACGTCCCGAAGGATTTAAGGAAAAACGGGCGGAATTAGTCGCACAACGCATCCACAGTTTAGGGGAACAAACTGGAAGTGCATCGTCCCCCAGTAACGCAACTCCAGCAACCAATGTGGTGGCATTAGAATCGCGCAGATCTACCGCACCTGCTGCAACGGATCAAGGGCGATCGCCTGCCGCACATACCCCCACCCCATCAGAACCAACCGCCGCATCCAGGGTCTCTCCACCCCCGGCAAGAACCTCTTATCAACAGCCCCCCGTTGATGATCCAGAGGATGAAATTCCGTTTTAG
- a CDS encoding mannose-1-phosphate guanyltransferase, which yields MRAVLMAGGSGTRLRPLTCDLPKPMVPILNRPIAEHIVNLLRRHHITEIIATLHYLPDVMRDYFQDGNEFGVQMTYAVEEDQPLGTAGCVKNIAELLDETFLVISGDSITDFDLTAAIKFHKEKGSKATLVLTRVPNPVEFGVVITDEQLRIQRFLEKPSTSEIFSDTVNTGIYILEPEVLDYLPANQESDFSKDLFPLLLEKGDPMYGYIAEGYWCDVGHLDAYRESQYDGLLEKVKLDFAYELRSPGLWIGQNTFIDPSAKIETPVVIGDNCRIGARAKLESGTILGDNVTIGSDADLKRPIVWNGAIIGDEAHLRACVACRGVRVDRRAHVLEGAVVGSLSSVGEEAQISPGVRVWPSKKIESGATLNINLIWGQAAQRNLFAQRGVSGLANIDITPEFAVKLGAAYGSTLQPGASITVSRDQRSISRMVSRSLIAGLMSVGTHVQNLEATAIPVARYIVPTLSVEGGLHVRLHPERPDSLLIEFFDNKGINISKAREKKIEGAYFKEDFRRAQIQEIGNMAYPSQVLDLYSTGFEKHLNVEAIRYSNSKVVIDYAYSVSGAVLPQLLAKFGSDAVVLNASLSQMAPVNEERENLLLQLGQVVEALHANFGVQVSANGELLILVDESGSPIRGELLTAVMVQMILTTNPRSTVVVPVHASSAVEHIARRHDGKVIRTKANPTALMEACHTNPNVVLGGSGDMGFIFPELHPGFDAMFCIAKAIEMLTIQEESLGQVRAEVPRVCHKTLTVRCPWTVKGALMRHLVETHPADNLELIDGVKIFDRPHDDSWVLILPDAGEPMVHIFANSSDREWVDTSLMQYRKYVQDFVQEQEGGDMNMSGDN from the coding sequence ATGCGAGCAGTGCTCATGGCAGGCGGTTCGGGAACTAGGCTCAGACCCCTAACCTGCGACTTACCCAAACCGATGGTCCCCATTCTGAATCGACCCATCGCCGAACACATCGTCAATCTCCTCAGACGGCATCATATCACCGAAATTATTGCCACCCTGCATTACCTGCCGGACGTCATGCGAGATTACTTCCAAGACGGCAACGAATTTGGGGTGCAAATGACCTATGCCGTGGAAGAGGATCAACCCCTGGGAACCGCTGGATGTGTTAAAAATATTGCCGAACTTCTGGATGAGACCTTCTTGGTGATTAGCGGCGATAGCATCACCGATTTTGACCTCACCGCTGCGATTAAATTCCATAAAGAAAAAGGATCAAAAGCCACCTTAGTATTGACCCGAGTTCCCAACCCCGTAGAATTTGGGGTGGTGATTACCGATGAGCAACTGCGAATTCAGCGATTTTTAGAAAAACCCTCAACCAGTGAAATTTTTTCGGATACGGTCAACACCGGCATCTATATCCTAGAACCGGAAGTCCTGGATTATTTACCCGCCAATCAAGAAAGCGACTTTTCCAAAGATTTATTTCCCCTATTGCTGGAAAAAGGCGACCCCATGTATGGCTATATCGCCGAAGGGTACTGGTGTGATGTCGGCCACTTAGACGCCTATCGGGAATCGCAATATGATGGCCTCTTGGAAAAAGTTAAGCTAGATTTTGCCTACGAATTGCGATCGCCCGGATTGTGGATCGGTCAAAACACCTTTATCGACCCCAGCGCCAAAATTGAAACCCCCGTCGTCATTGGCGATAACTGCCGCATCGGGGCCAGGGCCAAACTCGAATCCGGCACCATCCTCGGCGATAACGTCACCATCGGTTCCGATGCCGACCTCAAACGCCCTATCGTTTGGAATGGCGCAATCATCGGCGATGAAGCCCATTTAAGAGCCTGTGTCGCCTGTCGTGGCGTCCGGGTAGACCGACGTGCTCATGTCCTAGAAGGGGCCGTCGTCGGGTCCCTTTCCAGCGTCGGAGAAGAAGCCCAAATCAGTCCAGGAGTGCGCGTCTGGCCCAGCAAAAAAATCGAATCCGGTGCCACCCTCAACATTAATTTAATTTGGGGTCAAGCGGCCCAGCGGAATCTATTCGCCCAGCGCGGGGTCTCCGGACTGGCAAATATTGATATCACCCCAGAATTTGCCGTAAAATTAGGGGCCGCTTACGGGTCCACCCTCCAACCCGGTGCCAGCATTACCGTATCGCGAGACCAACGCAGCATCTCCCGCATGGTTTCCCGGTCCTTAATTGCTGGATTGATGTCCGTCGGCACCCATGTCCAAAACTTGGAAGCAACAGCGATACCCGTCGCCCGCTATATTGTCCCGACCCTCTCCGTGGAGGGCGGACTTCATGTCCGCTTGCACCCGGAACGCCCGGACTCCTTGCTGATTGAGTTCTTTGACAACAAAGGCATCAATATCTCCAAGGCGCGGGAGAAGAAAATTGAGGGGGCGTATTTTAAGGAAGATTTTCGGCGCGCCCAGATTCAAGAAATTGGCAATATGGCGTACCCGAGTCAAGTCCTGGATTTGTACAGTACCGGGTTTGAAAAACACCTGAATGTAGAAGCGATTCGATATAGTAACTCCAAAGTCGTCATCGATTACGCTTACTCTGTCTCCGGGGCCGTGTTACCCCAGCTTTTAGCCAAATTTGGCTCCGATGCGGTGGTTCTGAATGCCAGCTTGAGTCAGATGGCACCCGTCAACGAAGAACGGGAGAATTTGCTCTTGCAACTCGGTCAGGTGGTGGAAGCTCTCCATGCTAATTTTGGCGTACAAGTCTCGGCAAACGGGGAATTGTTGATTTTGGTCGATGAAAGCGGCAGTCCCATCCGAGGGGAGTTGTTAACGGCGGTGATGGTGCAGATGATTTTGACCACGAATCCCCGGAGTACGGTGGTGGTGCCGGTTCATGCGTCATCAGCAGTGGAGCATATTGCCCGTCGTCATGATGGCAAGGTGATTCGTACCAAGGCGAATCCCACGGCGTTAATGGAAGCTTGCCATACGAATCCGAATGTGGTGTTAGGCGGCAGTGGAGATATGGGCTTTATTTTCCCTGAACTGCATCCGGGATTTGATGCGATGTTCTGTATTGCCAAAGCGATTGAGATGCTGACGATACAGGAGGAATCTCTAGGACAAGTTCGCGCTGAGGTTCCCCGAGTTTGTCATAAAACTCTGACGGTGCGCTGTCCTTGGACGGTGAAGGGGGCTCTGATGCGTCATTTGGTGGAAACGCACCCGGCGGATAATTTGGAGTTAATTGATGGGGTGAAGATTTTCGATCGCCCTCATGATGATAGTTGGGTGTTGATTCTGCCGGATGCCGGGGAACCGATGGTCCATATTTTCGCCAACAGTAGCGATCGCGAGTGGGTGGATACCTCGTTGATGCAGTATCGCAAGTATGTTCAGGATTTTGTCCAGGAACAGGAAGGCGGCGATATGAATATGAGCGGGGATAATTAA
- a CDS encoding class I SAM-dependent methyltransferase: MSKVSNSSPPNAEFLGPDPWQTRLSPVASRFNQEYQGDPIELPPEVESMPIFHDRVSGALQASQVSPFWDIAKPKKNQRCLDIGCGVSFLVYPWRDWGAYFYGQEISTVARDALNSRGPQLNSKLFKGVCLGPAHRLSYGEDAFDLAIATGFSCYYPLAYWTDVLGQVKRVLKPDGSFVFDVVNPEATLAENWGILEMYLGTEVFLEPIPEWEKLIKASGCKILKRSEGKLFSMYKVKFE; the protein is encoded by the coding sequence ATGTCTAAAGTTTCAAATAGTAGTCCACCGAATGCCGAGTTCTTAGGCCCTGACCCTTGGCAAACTCGGCTTTCTCCTGTGGCATCTCGCTTTAATCAGGAGTATCAGGGGGACCCGATTGAACTTCCCCCCGAAGTGGAGTCGATGCCGATTTTTCACGATCGCGTTTCCGGTGCGTTACAAGCGTCCCAAGTTTCTCCCTTCTGGGACATTGCTAAACCTAAAAAAAATCAGCGCTGTCTGGATATTGGCTGTGGAGTGAGTTTCTTAGTCTATCCTTGGCGAGATTGGGGGGCTTATTTTTATGGTCAAGAAATCAGTACCGTTGCGCGAGATGCCCTCAATTCTCGGGGTCCACAATTGAATTCTAAGTTGTTTAAAGGGGTTTGTTTGGGACCCGCCCATCGTTTAAGTTATGGCGAAGATGCTTTTGATCTGGCGATCGCCACCGGGTTTAGTTGCTATTATCCCTTAGCTTATTGGACTGATGTCCTCGGGCAAGTGAAGCGGGTCTTAAAACCAGACGGTTCGTTTGTTTTTGATGTGGTCAACCCTGAAGCAACTCTGGCGGAAAATTGGGGAATTTTAGAAATGTATCTTGGCACTGAGGTGTTTTTAGAACCCATCCCGGAATGGGAAAAACTCATTAAAGCATCCGGCTGCAAAATCTTGAAGCGATCAGAAGGAAAGCTGTTTTCCATGTATAAAGTCAAATTTGAATAG